A genomic window from Fibrobacterota bacterium includes:
- a CDS encoding SDR family NAD(P)-dependent oxidoreductase, translating to MYDLMGRTILITGASSGIGMAMAKLFSREGARLILCARRMDRLMLLSEELRASHGTDVLTLGLDVRDRRQVERAFQVELPQNFRNIDVLINNAGLSRGLEAVHKGSEDDWEEMILTNISGLLHVTRQVLPGMVARGRGDVINIGSTSSHEVYPGGAVYCATKHAVDALTRGLRMDLVDSPLRVIQISPGMVDTEFSLVRFHGDHDRAANVYAGMTPLSPEDVADAAMYALTRPPHVQVGEIVLWPTSQAASTLVARHQVLDESVPPDESTWRNFYELKE from the coding sequence ATGTACGATCTGATGGGACGAACGATCCTGATCACCGGCGCCTCCAGCGGAATCGGCATGGCCATGGCCAAGCTGTTCTCGCGCGAAGGGGCTCGGCTGATTCTTTGCGCCCGGCGCATGGATCGCTTGATGCTCCTGTCCGAAGAGCTTCGCGCCTCGCACGGGACGGACGTTCTCACCTTGGGGCTGGATGTGCGGGACCGGCGCCAAGTGGAACGCGCCTTCCAGGTCGAACTCCCGCAGAACTTCCGCAACATCGATGTGTTGATCAACAACGCCGGTTTGTCCCGCGGGCTGGAAGCCGTTCACAAGGGCTCCGAGGACGACTGGGAGGAGATGATTCTCACGAACATCTCCGGCTTGCTGCACGTGACCCGCCAAGTTCTTCCCGGGATGGTCGCCCGTGGCAGGGGCGACGTGATCAACATCGGATCCACCTCCAGCCACGAAGTCTACCCAGGTGGAGCGGTCTACTGCGCCACCAAACATGCCGTGGACGCCCTCACACGCGGACTGCGGATGGATCTGGTCGATTCTCCGTTGCGCGTGATCCAGATCAGCCCGGGCATGGTGGATACGGAATTTTCGCTGGTTCGGTTCCATGGCGATCACGACCGCGCCGCGAATGTGTACGCCGGCATGACCCCTCTTTCTCCGGAAGACGTCGCCGACGCGGCCATGTACGCCCTGACGCGCCCCCCGCATGTCCAGGTGGGTGAGATCGTCCTGTGGCCCACCTCCCAAGCCGCATCCACCCTGGTGGCACGC